The Cellulomonas sp. P24 genome contains a region encoding:
- a CDS encoding DUF5666 domain-containing protein — protein MTSSIPAPEGSPEDLLAQRPSGIQTPPAGPAPRTRPGLTVVLGTVVVAALLFAGGLVVGHATSASAATATGRGGAGLAAGRFAPGGAREGFPGGAQGGFAGGGFTSGDITAISGTTVTIKAADGTTTTVTTTPSTTVSKTVTTDLSGLKVGDRVTVIGQKDASGNVAARAISEGNGAFGGARGGSAPAPTS, from the coding sequence ATGACCAGCTCGATCCCCGCCCCCGAGGGCTCGCCGGAGGACCTGCTCGCCCAGCGCCCCAGCGGGATCCAGACCCCTCCGGCCGGGCCGGCGCCACGGACCAGGCCCGGGCTGACGGTCGTGCTCGGGACCGTCGTCGTCGCCGCGCTGCTCTTCGCCGGCGGGCTCGTCGTCGGGCATGCGACGAGCGCGTCGGCGGCCACGGCCACCGGACGCGGGGGTGCCGGCCTCGCCGCCGGCAGGTTCGCCCCCGGAGGTGCACGGGAAGGATTCCCGGGCGGCGCCCAAGGGGGCTTCGCCGGCGGCGGGTTCACGTCCGGTGACATCACGGCGATCAGCGGGACGACCGTCACGATCAAGGCCGCCGACGGCACCACGACCACTGTCACGACCACGCCGAGCACGACGGTCTCGAAGACCGTCACGACGGATCTCTCGGGCCTCAAGGTCGGTGACCGCGTCACGGTGATCGGCCAGAAGGACGCGAGCGGGAACGTCGCGGCCCGCGCGATCAGCGAGGGCAACGGCGCGTTCGGCGGAGCGCGCGGCGGTTCGGCCCCCGCACCGACCAGCTGA
- a CDS encoding glycosyltransferase family 39 protein — protein MSTHLVDHPASPGPTGNDIPGLPGAPLAGPRDAVATPGSPARPRWERPALVGLLLLTAVLYLWDLSASGWANSFYSAAVQAGSTSWTAFLYGASDAAGSITVDKPPASLWIMALSVRVFGLSSWSILVPQALMGVATVGVLYASVRRHASAGAALLAGAVLALTPVAALMFRFNNPDALLVLLLTLAAWATLRAIEDGRTRWMVLAGALVGLGFLTKQLQAFLVLPGFALAYLVAAPVSLGRRIRDGFLAVGALVLAAGWWVALVELVPASMRPYVGGRRPTRSSS, from the coding sequence ATGAGCACGCACCTCGTGGACCACCCCGCATCACCCGGCCCCACCGGGAACGATATCCCCGGGCTGCCGGGTGCCCCGCTCGCCGGGCCCCGCGACGCCGTCGCGACCCCTGGCAGCCCCGCCCGCCCTCGATGGGAGCGACCCGCTCTCGTGGGGCTCCTGCTGCTGACCGCGGTCCTGTACCTATGGGACCTCTCGGCGTCCGGGTGGGCGAACAGCTTCTACTCGGCGGCCGTGCAGGCCGGCTCGACGAGCTGGACGGCCTTCCTGTACGGGGCCTCCGACGCCGCCGGTTCGATCACCGTCGACAAGCCGCCGGCGAGCCTGTGGATCATGGCGTTGTCCGTACGGGTCTTCGGCCTCTCGTCGTGGTCGATCCTGGTGCCGCAGGCACTGATGGGGGTCGCGACCGTCGGCGTCCTCTACGCGAGCGTCCGTCGGCACGCGTCGGCCGGTGCGGCCCTGCTCGCCGGCGCCGTGCTCGCCCTGACGCCGGTCGCGGCGCTGATGTTCCGGTTCAACAACCCGGACGCGCTCCTCGTCCTGCTCCTCACCCTGGCGGCCTGGGCGACGCTCCGCGCGATCGAGGACGGCCGCACCCGCTGGATGGTGCTCGCCGGTGCGCTGGTCGGTCTCGGCTTCCTGACCAAGCAGCTGCAGGCGTTCCTCGTCCTGCCCGGGTTCGCGCTCGCCTACCTCGTCGCCGCACCGGTGTCCCTCGGTCGACGCATCCGCGACGGCTTCCTGGCCGTCGGGGCCCTCGTGCTGGCGGCCGGCTGGTGGGTCGCGCTCGTCGAGCTCGTCCCGGCCTCGATGCGGCCGTACGTCGGGGGTCGCAGACCAACTCGTTCCTCGAGCTGA
- a CDS encoding bifunctional glycosyltransferase family 2/GtrA family protein translates to MQTTTTQEPAGADRAVPSPATDSPGATASPVLDLVIPVFNEETGLERAVRTTRAFLDRSFPYPARVTIADNASTDGTLAIARRLATELPGVRVEHLDAKGRGRALHTVWLASDAQVLAYMDVDLSTDLAALLPLVAPLVSGHSHLAIGSRLSRTSRVVRGPKRELISRTYNLILRGALSARFSDAQCGFKAIRADAARELLPLVEDTGWFFDTELLVLAERAGLRIHEVPVDWVDDPDSRVDIVATAAADLRGVARLLRELTSGRLPLSEIRGHLPLIGDRQRPAPGTSLLHQLVRFAIVGGLSTVAYAVLFWWWRGPLGPQGANFAALLVTAVANTAANRRLTFGIRGPGAALRHQGQGLVVFALGWALSAGSLWILQTTAPSAPRAVELAVVVVANLGATVLRFVLLRGWVFRSHRASSPAPTGAPMEGPVR, encoded by the coding sequence ATGCAGACCACGACGACGCAGGAACCCGCGGGCGCGGACCGGGCCGTGCCCTCTCCGGCCACAGACTCGCCCGGCGCGACCGCGTCACCCGTCCTGGACCTGGTGATCCCGGTCTTCAACGAGGAGACGGGCCTCGAGCGTGCCGTGCGGACGACGCGCGCGTTCCTCGACCGGTCCTTCCCCTACCCGGCACGGGTGACCATCGCCGACAACGCCAGCACCGACGGGACCCTCGCGATCGCTCGGCGGCTCGCCACCGAGCTCCCCGGGGTCCGCGTCGAGCACCTGGACGCGAAGGGCCGCGGTCGCGCGCTGCACACCGTGTGGCTCGCGTCCGACGCGCAGGTCCTCGCCTACATGGACGTCGACCTGTCCACCGATCTCGCCGCGCTGCTGCCGCTCGTCGCGCCGCTGGTCTCCGGTCACTCGCACCTGGCGATCGGCTCACGGCTCAGCCGCACGTCCCGCGTCGTCCGCGGACCCAAGCGTGAGCTCATCTCCCGGACGTACAACCTGATCCTCCGCGGCGCCCTCTCGGCCCGGTTCTCCGACGCGCAGTGCGGCTTCAAGGCGATCCGGGCGGATGCCGCGCGCGAGCTGCTGCCGCTCGTCGAGGACACCGGCTGGTTCTTCGACACCGAGCTGCTCGTCCTCGCCGAACGCGCCGGGCTGCGGATCCACGAGGTCCCGGTCGACTGGGTCGACGACCCCGACTCCCGCGTCGACATCGTCGCGACCGCTGCAGCGGACCTGCGCGGGGTGGCACGGCTGCTGCGCGAACTCACGTCCGGTCGGCTCCCGCTGAGCGAGATCCGCGGGCACCTGCCGTTGATCGGCGACCGTCAGCGCCCCGCGCCGGGCACGAGCCTGCTGCACCAGCTCGTCCGTTTCGCGATCGTCGGTGGCCTGTCCACCGTCGCGTACGCAGTGCTGTTCTGGTGGTGGCGCGGGCCTCTCGGCCCCCAAGGAGCGAACTTCGCTGCGCTGCTCGTCACCGCCGTGGCCAACACGGCCGCCAACCGTCGCCTGACGTTCGGGATCCGCGGCCCGGGTGCCGCCCTGCGTCACCAAGGGCAGGGGCTCGTGGTGTTCGCCCTCGGCTGGGCGCTCAGCGCGGGTTCGCTGTGGATCCTGCAGACGACCGCCCCGTCGGCCCCGCGGGCCGTCGAGCTCGCGGTGGTCGTCGTCGCCAACCTCGGCGCGACCGTCCTGCGATTCGTCCTGCTGCGCGGCTGGGTCTTCCGCTCGCACCGCGCGTCGTCCCCTGCCCCGACCGGGGCCCCCATGGAAGGACCTGTCCGATGA
- a CDS encoding cell wall metabolism sensor histidine kinase WalK, which yields MRSRSADRRPWTLRRQLVSVVAFLVVTVCAVLAVTSAIALRSELVSKLDTQLLEQSRRSALFHGGEAVQGQAPAPLPSALQNPSPSSGVTGPTIATTPEASRGPLDAPGLAAGTISAVIRDGRVVFAGYIDENGSRVELTADQRSVLTSIPADGTLRTVSLGSLGSYRVLGTETSRGDTLVSAASLASTASTVQSYVLTELVVAALGVLLAVVGGMALVRRSLRPLDRVAATATRVSELPLSRGAVAIGERVEDADTDPRTEVGRVGSALNLMLGHVENALRARHESETQLRQFLADASHELRTPLASIRGYTELVRRLPDDLPESAVHALERVQAESLRMSALVEDMLLLARLDAGRELEHGDVDLVALALDAVADAHAAGPDHAWRLELPGAEDETVEGAIPGVVVGEDVPDDVDLGNEAGDDALPALVHGDDNRLRQVLVNLLSNARVHTPAGTTVTVSVRRDDDEVVIEVADDGPGIPADLLPNLFQRFTRGDSSRNRVGGSTGLGLAIAHAVVQAHHGTITAASTPGDTLFTVRLPAA from the coding sequence GTGAGATCACGGTCGGCCGATCGTCGGCCCTGGACGCTCCGGCGTCAGCTCGTCAGTGTGGTGGCCTTCCTCGTCGTGACGGTGTGCGCGGTGCTCGCGGTGACGTCCGCGATCGCGCTCCGTTCCGAGCTGGTGAGCAAGCTCGACACCCAGCTGCTCGAGCAGAGCCGACGGTCCGCCCTCTTCCACGGAGGGGAAGCCGTCCAGGGTCAGGCCCCGGCGCCTCTGCCGTCCGCCCTCCAGAACCCGTCACCGTCGTCAGGCGTGACGGGCCCGACGATCGCGACCACGCCGGAGGCCTCCCGTGGCCCGCTCGATGCACCGGGACTGGCAGCCGGGACCATCTCCGCCGTGATCCGGGACGGGCGGGTCGTCTTCGCCGGCTACATCGACGAGAACGGCAGCCGGGTCGAGCTGACCGCCGACCAGCGGTCCGTGCTGACGTCCATCCCGGCCGACGGCACGTTGCGGACGGTCTCGCTCGGGTCGCTCGGCTCGTACCGCGTCCTGGGGACCGAGACGTCGCGCGGTGACACGCTCGTCTCCGCCGCCTCCCTCGCGTCGACCGCGTCGACGGTGCAGAGCTACGTCCTGACCGAGCTCGTCGTCGCCGCGCTCGGGGTCCTGCTCGCCGTCGTCGGTGGCATGGCACTCGTCCGGCGCTCGCTGCGCCCGCTCGACCGGGTCGCCGCGACGGCCACCCGGGTGTCCGAGCTCCCGCTGTCGCGCGGTGCGGTCGCGATCGGCGAACGCGTCGAGGACGCCGACACGGACCCTCGCACCGAGGTCGGCCGGGTCGGGTCGGCGCTCAACCTGATGCTCGGCCACGTCGAGAACGCGCTCCGCGCGCGGCACGAGAGCGAGACGCAGCTCCGGCAGTTCCTCGCCGACGCGAGCCACGAGCTCCGCACGCCGCTGGCCTCGATCCGCGGGTACACCGAGCTCGTCCGACGGCTGCCCGACGACCTTCCCGAGAGTGCGGTGCACGCGCTCGAACGGGTCCAGGCCGAGTCCCTCCGGATGAGCGCCCTGGTCGAGGACATGCTGCTCCTCGCCCGCCTCGACGCGGGGCGCGAGCTCGAGCACGGCGACGTCGACCTGGTCGCCCTCGCGCTCGACGCGGTGGCCGACGCGCACGCCGCCGGGCCGGACCACGCCTGGCGGCTCGAGCTTCCCGGTGCGGAGGACGAGACGGTCGAGGGGGCGATCCCCGGGGTCGTCGTCGGCGAGGACGTCCCGGACGACGTCGACCTCGGCAACGAGGCGGGGGACGACGCCCTGCCCGCCCTGGTCCACGGCGACGACAACCGCCTGCGGCAGGTCCTCGTCAACCTGCTCTCCAACGCGCGGGTCCACACGCCCGCCGGCACCACGGTCACCGTCTCGGTCCGCCGCGACGACGACGAGGTCGTGATCGAGGTCGCGGACGACGGACCGGGGATACCGGCCGACCTGCTCCCGAACCTCTTCCAGCGCTTCACGCGCGGCGACTCGTCCCGCAACCGGGTCGGTGGGTCGACGGGTCTCGGGCTCGCGATCGCCCACGCCGTCGTGCAGGCCCATCACGGCACGATCACCGCGGCCAGCACCCCGGGGGACACGCTGTTCACGGTGCGGCTCCCCGCCGCCTGA
- a CDS encoding response regulator transcription factor: MTTASTSTAADRGKLTRPDGSPIRALVVDDEPNLAELLATALRYEGWQVEIALTGNSATRTAKALQPDVVVLDMMLPDIDGLQVLRRIRANTPHVPVLFLTARDAVEDRVAGLTAGGDDYVTKPFSLEEVVARLRALLRRTGAVTAQDEALLVVGDLILNEDSHEVERDGDEITLTATEFELLRYLMRNPRRALSKAQILDRVWNYDFGGQANIVELYVSYLRRKIDAGREPMIHTLRGVGYVLKPAPSASRASGTGPSAA, encoded by the coding sequence ATGACAACAGCCTCCACCAGCACCGCAGCTGACCGTGGCAAGCTCACGCGCCCCGACGGCAGCCCGATCCGCGCGCTCGTCGTCGACGACGAGCCGAACCTCGCCGAGCTGCTCGCCACGGCCCTGCGCTACGAGGGCTGGCAGGTCGAGATCGCCCTGACGGGGAACAGTGCCACCCGGACCGCCAAGGCGCTGCAGCCGGACGTCGTCGTGCTCGACATGATGCTCCCGGACATCGACGGCCTGCAGGTGCTGCGCCGCATCCGCGCGAACACCCCGCACGTCCCCGTGCTGTTCCTCACGGCCCGCGACGCCGTCGAGGACCGTGTCGCCGGGCTCACCGCCGGTGGCGACGACTACGTCACCAAGCCGTTCAGCCTCGAGGAGGTCGTGGCGCGGCTGCGCGCGCTGCTGCGGCGCACCGGTGCGGTCACCGCCCAGGACGAGGCGCTCCTGGTGGTCGGGGACCTCATCCTCAACGAGGACTCGCACGAGGTCGAGCGCGACGGCGACGAGATCACCCTCACCGCGACCGAGTTCGAGCTCCTGCGCTACCTGATGCGCAACCCGCGCCGGGCCCTGTCGAAGGCCCAGATCCTCGACCGGGTCTGGAACTACGACTTCGGCGGCCAGGCGAACATCGTCGAGCTGTACGTCTCCTACCTGCGGCGCAAGATCGACGCAGGACGCGAGCCGATGATCCACACGCTGCGAGGCGTCGGCTACGTCCTCAAGCCGGCCCCGTCGGCCTCGCGTGCGTCGGGAACAGGTCCCAGCGCGGCGTGA